In the genome of Sebastes umbrosus isolate fSebUmb1 chromosome 14, fSebUmb1.pri, whole genome shotgun sequence, one region contains:
- the setd1a gene encoding histone-lysine N-methyltransferase SETD1A isoform X1, whose product MLLICRMDPDGGADSQKAVSLQWKSYKLVQDPAIRRVAQKIYRYDGVHFSVPDSGFPPVGDLRDPRPRRLWSRYTELSLPVPKFKLDEFYVGPIPLKEVTFARLNDNIKEPFLAEMCAKFGEVEEMEILFHPKTRKHLGLARVLFTSTRGAKDTVKHLHNTSVMGNIIHAQLDIKGQQRKKYYDLIVKGSYTPQTVPLGGKALTDRLQPQAPPPQPQPQPQPPPQPQPQPDTSSEIRRRLSSELAVLAAGVQALTSGSATPCSGDTGFSDQRLDTPPSSGPFTPGSTASSQGGGGGGGTPFSSRSGTPFSQDSGYAGGRQTGYNTGTLGSGYPPQDMLPSSSSSSAVSSTVGGYKVSRYSEDAQEPSVHQRGRPMYPPTTSYRPNEPPCYPPYPNVGGPGPHMAHHSSMPPPPLAAQYDPPPMSDRDRDRDRDSGGRYGAAGIGSRRSSYHQQQDTNSSTKYHSHHSHHHSERRDERGYRRDSLGSRSGDHSHQRHRNHHHSHNHHGSSSRRRSSHDRDRDRDRDRDRDSDFSNSSDPRYNSNSYRSSSNSMSPPPSSYSAYSSKEPAPAPPQGLDASTRLGGTSLPERGSLPSVGADKHHSALPPPPPPPPPLPSASVMAAAVAETLGTLDFNQDSPAREEQWTKPKRRPSTPPAPPKTPPPASPPQPSIASSSTSPSSTSLPHHLPSSSSSPPPPQRDSSSPEPDSTNESLPFVYHSSSLDSRIEMLLKEQKAKFSFLASDEEDDEERKEEKQRGVRGDGGERRGGSGDAGEHTSGSQVGDNGEKDHRRKGERDRDGHRGRKRGKGGDGRKSPTVPTATIPSSSSFSSHILPPDKPQPQVGLTGTGALQEESSQGAPDDSRSRTGAHTPPYNGQTQPSPRSSGEDMEISDEEEEQTSTITTVTTHQPSITSCSSPSSSQAAMPSQTTDPSSSPPPISDSAQHFGTSMHPPLPSYPPHLPPPPPPGYSLQPPPPPGIPPLPHMELHPEYPPPMPHHMYDYATSMELMNQYSGGAPMSFQMQTHMLSRLHQLRMSSSNGTPGPGEAATADYASYHHHSMPPPHTHHPYMEQEGSGAGAHYDQDHRYMHPHMPYPYPDPHSTQIPPPPHHGIPPPHTGWPPHVLPPQYPSYMPPPVYGTMLPGEGDEYRTPGEEMPMMAENNPHEATVQMVLGNLIQEMKNIMQRDLNRKMVENVAFATFDEWWERKETKAKPFQTMVRGMSALRDDEKKEEKVNRPREPLTALVDWAKSGGMEGLSLRGALRLPSFKVKRKEPQEIKEGDMKRPRPSTPPDEDDEAAEGRMPEANRHGAERDNKRRKKKPRNLKPWELGSEGEETSDGSSTEKEDGEESEKESDDDALSVDSDDESLSSSSEGSSSSASSSSSSSEDEDEEEGERAESEGPDTMDESTMDSTTEKHDRENNAAAVSKAEVKTGELKDSKADTTAAPIKRPPSPLYPRPSSPIVVVPPLKKRRKTVSFSTGENDGKSQPPTAPLSPSPSQLAGESPLVSPVRPPDSPVTASPSPLARPTQGIQLLPFASKPGEGNALIVPPSGRTQDSDESKRLPVSPQTTPVKSPGKRGAGKDFPKSPIPPIMVCRTVQNLPLDHASMCRMAFEEAPPPPPVNKRSRGRPRTTSLSASSCHSLREEDEDEEESEQRLRLREQLGASSLLQLASASTDLSVLADVALKMDPDAGDSEETETSDEAEEQKMEEDLFSPESLALVLSPEGVIVLMEHNYCKAPILPVPSGTKRTSSKQDSSVLLPADLNTISGVLEAPEEVIGEALPSRGDTKEHLSTMGVLCESEDAGQAASLTPSSKKKITAGKGLELEKDKSKKRRRKDKENLEVHHSPKQKEQPGKKQRKRKLEDSEEDVDVEELESGELSSSDTEDEVVEDVRKSERLFLQEAGVTSSQRWPKPAPAAPELPAIKFDNRSEFEQMTILYDIWNSGLDGEDLSLLKQTYEKLLQDNQSSDWLNDTHWVNHTITNLPNPRRKKKNACEQLREHVTGCARSEGYYAISRKEKDVYLDLDLPEQVIREGENVDSSGANRVLSERRSEQRRLLTVIGTTAVMDSDLLKLNQLKYRKKRLRFGRSRIHEWGLFAMEPIAADEMVIEYVGQNIRQMVADNREKRYAQQGIGSSYLFRVDHDTIIDATKCGNLARFINHCCTPNCYAKVITIESQKKIVIYSKQAIAVNEEITYDYKFPLEENKIPCLCGTENCRGTLN is encoded by the exons ATGTTACTAAT TTGTAGGATGGATCCAGACGGTGGGGCAGATTCACAAAAAGCTGTCAGTTTGCAGTGGAAGAGCTACAAACTCGTCCAGGACCCAGCCATACGACGGGTTGCACAGAAAATCTACAGATATGATGGAGTGCATTTCAGTGTGCCA GACTCTGGATTTCCTCCCGTGGGTGATCTGCGGGACCCTAGACCCCGGAGACTATGGTCCAGGTATACAGAACTGTCCCTGCCAGTACCCAAGTTTAAG CTCGATGAGTTCTATGTGGGTCCCATACCCCTCAAGGAGGTGACCTTTGCTAGACTCAATGACAACATCAAGGAGCCCTTCCTGGCAGAAATGTGTGCCAAGTTTGGTGAGGTGGAGGAAATGGAGATCCTGTTTCACCCCAAGACCAGGAAGCACTTGGGCCTGGCCAGGGTGTTGTTTACCAGCACCAGAGGAGCCAAGGACACAGTCAAGCATCTGCACAACACTTCTGTCATGGGTAACATCATTCATGCTCAGCTGGATATAAAAG GCCAGCAGAGGAAGAAGTATTATGACCTGATAGTAAAAGGGTCCTACACTCCTCAGACTGTGCCCCTGGGAGGCAAGGCTCTGACAGACAGGCTCCAGCCTCAGGCCCCCccaccacagccacagccacagccacagccaccaccacagccacagccacagcctgACACG TCATCAGAAATCAGGCGGAGGCTCTCCAGTGAGCTTGCGGTTTTGGCAGCAGGGGTCCAGGCCCTCACATCAGGCAGCGCCACCCCTTGCTCTGGGGATACTGGTTTCAGTGACCAGCGATTGGACACGCCCCCCTCTTCAGGCCCCTTCACACCGGGCTCCACTGCTTCATCTCagggtggtggaggaggggggggaacACCTTTCAGCTCCAGATCTGGGACTCCTTTCTCACAAGACTCGGGCTACGCCGGCGGCAG GCAAACTGGCTACAACACTGGCACTTTGGGCAGCGGCTACCCTCCCCAGGACATGctaccttcctcctcctcgtcttctgCAGTCTCATCTACTGTCGGAGGATACAAAGTGTCTCGCTACTCGGAGGATGCACAGGAACCGTCAGTGCATCAGCGAGGTCGCCCTATGTACCCCCCGACCACATCATACCGTCCCAACGAGCCGCCGTGCTACCCCCCATACCCCAATGTTGGAGGGCCTGGGCCACACATGGCGCACCACTCCTCAATGCCTCCGCCACCTCTTGCCGCCCAATATGATCCGCCCCCAATGTCAGACAGGGACCGTGACCGTGACAGAGACTCAGGGGGGCGCTACGGGGCAGCGGGGATTGGCTCCAGAAGGTCATCTTACCACCAGCAGCAAGACACAAACTCTTCCACAAAGTACCATTCCCATCACTCCCATCACCACTCAGAACGCAGGGACGAAAGGGGGTACCGGCGAGACAGCCTGGGCTCCCGATCAGGTGACCACAGCCACCAGAGACACCGCAACCACCACCATTCTCACAACCACCacggcagcagcagccgcagGAGGAGCAGCCATGACCGGGACAGAGATCGAGACAGAGACCGAGACAGAGACAGTGACTTCTCCAACAGCTCTGACCCCAGATACAATTCCAACTCCTACCGCTCCTCCTCTAACAGCATGTCTCCTCCCCCCTCATCTTACTCCGCATACTCCTCCAAAGAGCCGGCCCCAGCCCCTCCTCAGGGATTAGACGCTTCCACTCGTCTAGGGGGCACAAGCCTCCCAGAGAGGGGCTCTCTGCCTTCGGTAGGTGCTGACAAGCACCACAGTGCTCTGCCTCCAcctcccccaccaccaccgcccCTCCCGTCAGCCTCAGTCATGGCAGCGGCTGTAGCTGAGACACTTGGAACACTGGACTTCAACCAGGATAGTCCGGCCCGCGAAGAGCAGTGGACAAAGCCCAAACGTCGTCCCAGCACCCCACCCGCGCCGCCGAAGACGCCCCCGCCTGCCTCCCCACCACAGCCCTCCATCGCTTCTTCCTCTACCTCCCCTTCAtctacctccctccctcaccatcttccctcctcctccagctccccaCCGCCCCCTCAACGGGACTCCTCTTCCCCAGAGCCAGATTCCACCAATGAGAGTTTACCGTTCGTCTACCACAGCAGCAGCCTCGACTCTCGTATTGAGATGCTCTTAAAGGAACAAAAGGCTAAGTTTTCTTTCCTTGCCTCTGATGAGGAAGATGacgaagagaggaaagaggagaagcaGAGGGGCGTACGTGGGGATGGAGGAGAGCGAAGAGGCGGATCAGGTGATGCAGGGGAGCACACGAGTGGCAGTCAGGTGGGAGATAATGGGGAGAAGGACCACAGGAGGAAAggggaaagagacagagatggacaCAGAGGAAGGAAACGGGGAAAGGGGGGAGATGGTAGGAAGAGTCCCACTGTACCTACAGCCAccatcccctcctcttcctccttctcttcccacATCCTTCCCCCAGATAAGCCCCAGCCCCAGGTTGGCCTTACTGGGACGGGAGCTTTGCAGGAGGAGTCTTCACAGGGAGCACCTGATGATTCACGGAGCAGGACGGGAGCACACACACCACCTTACAATGGACAGACTCAG cCCTCCCCTCGTTCCTCAGGTGAAGACATGGAGATCtcggacgaggaggaggagcagacgaGTACCATAACAACGGTGACCACCCACCAACCCTCCATCACCTCATGTTCCTCACCCTCTTCATCCCAGGCTGCAATGCCTTCACAAACAACAGACCCCTCATCTTCACCCCCACCCATCTCTGACTCTGCACAGCACTTTGGCACCTCCATGCACCCTCCGCTTCCTTCCTACCCTCCTCATttgcctcctccacctccccctgGTTACTCCCTCCAgccaccacctcctcctgggATCCCTCCACTGCCCCACATGGAGCTGCACCCCGAGTATCCTCCCCCCATGCCCCACCACATGTATGACTATGCCACGTCCATGGAGCTGATGAACCAGTACAGTGGTGGAGCTCCTATGTCTTTCCAAATGCAGACCCACATGCTAAGTCGCCTCCACCAGCTGCGCATGTCGTCATCCAATGGCACCCCGGGCCCTGGTGAGGCAGCCACAGCAGACTACGCCTCCTACCACCACCACTCTATGCCGccaccccacacacaccaccctTACATGGAACAAGAGGGGAGCGGGGCGGGTGCTCATTATGACCAGGATCACCGCTACATGCACCCCCACATGCCTTACCCCTACCCTGACCCCCACAGCACTCAGATACCCCCCCCTCCACACCATGGCATCCCGCCTCCCCATACTGGCTGGCCGCCACACGTCTTACCGCCACAATACCCCTCTTACATGCCCCCACCTGTCTACGGCACCATGCTGCCTGGGGAGGGAGACGAGTACCGGACTCCAGGAGAGGAGATGCCCATGATGGCTGAAAATAATCCACATGAAGCCACAGTGCAGATGGTCCTGGGCAATCTGATCCAGGAAATGAAGAACATCATGCAGAGGGACCTGAACCGAAAAATGGTGGAGAACGTTGCCTTTGCGACTTTTGACGAGTGGTGGGAGAGGAAAGAGACCAAAGCCAAG CCTTTCCAGACAATGGTTAGAGGAATGTCTGCGTTACGGGATGAtgagaaaaaagaggaaaaggtcAACCGTCCTCGGGAGCCTCTCACGGCTCTTGTGGATTGGGCAAAGAGCGGCGGCATGGAGGGATTGTCTCTCCGGGGAGCACTACGACTGCCTTCCTTCAAG GTGAAGAGGAAAGAACCTCAGGAGATCAAAGAGGGAGACATGAAAAGGCCGCGACCCTCGACTCCACCAGACGAGGATGACGAAG CTGCTGAGGGGAGGATGCCGGAGGCGAACAGACATGGAGCCGAAAGGGACaacaagaggaggaaaaagaagcCAAGGAATCTTAAACCTTGGGAGCTCGGCAGTGAGGGAGAGGAAACGTCGGATGGCTCCTCCACTGAAAAG GAGGACGGAGAGGAAAGTGAAAAGGAGTCTGATG atGATGCCCTTAGTGTTGATAGTGATGATGAGAGCCTCTCTTCGTCCTCTGAGGGCTCTTCCTCTTcagcatcctcctcttcatcttcttctgaagatgaggacgaagaggaaggagagagggctGAGAGTGAAGGGCCAGACACCATGGATGAGTCCACCATGGACAGCACAACCGAGAAACATGACAG GGAAAATAACGCAGCTGCTGTTTCTAAGGCAGAGGTCAAAACAG GTGAACTTAAGGACAGCAAAGCAGATACAACAGCAGCACCTATCAAGCGTCCTCCATCGCCCCTGTACCCGCGCCCTTCGTCCCCTATTGTTGTTGTGCCCCCTCTCAAGAAACGCAGGAAGACTGTCTCGTTCTCCACAGGCGAGAACGACGGCAAAAGCCAGCCGCCGACTGCACCGctttctccatctccctcaCAACTGGCGGGTGAATCTCCCCTTGTCTCCCCTGTCAGGCCTCCAGACTCCCCCGTCACTGCTTCCCCGTCCCCCTTGGCTCGTCCCACTCAGGGCATCCAACTTCTCCCCTTCGCCTCCAAACCAGGTGAAGGCAATGCCCTCATTGTGCCCCCATCTGGACGAACCCAAGATTCTGACGAGTCCAAAAGACTTCCTGTTTCTCCTCAGACCACGCCGGTCAAATCCCCTGGAAAACGGGGTGCAGGCAAAGACTTCCCCAAATCTCCCATCCCTCCTATCATGGTGTGCCGTACCGTGCAGAACCTGCCGTTGGACCACGCTTCTATGTGCAGGATGGCCTTCGAGGaggctcctcctccacctcccgtCAACAAACGGTCCAGAGGCAGGCCTCGGACGACCAGCCTGTCTGCTTCTTCCTGTCACTCCCTcagagaggaagacgaggatgaggaggaaagtGAGCAGAGGTTGAGACTTAGAGAGCAGCTGGGGGCATCGAGCCTCCTGCAGCTGGCCTCAGCTTCAACTGACTTGTCTGTGTTGGCGGACGTAGCCCTGAAAATGGACCCTGACGCTGGAGACTCAGAGGAGACGGAGACATCTGATGAGGCGGAAGAGCAGAAGATGGAAGAGGATCTCTTCTCCCCAGAGTCTCTGGCTCTGGTTCTGAGCCCAGAGGGTGTAATTGTCCTCATGGAGCACAACTACTGCAAAGCCCCTATTCTCCCAGTACCATCCGGTACCAAAAGGACTTCCTCCAAACAGGACTCCTCTGTCTTACTCCCAGCAGACCTCAACACTATTTCTGGGGTGCTTGAAGCGCCAGAGGAGGTCATTGGAGAGGCGCTGCCCTCCAGAGGAGATACAAAAGAACACTTATCTACAATGGGAGTGCTTTGTGAGTCTGAGGATGCGGGCCAGGCTGCGTCTCTAACTCCATCGTCAAAGAAGAAGATCACGGCTGGCAAAGGTTTAGAACTTGAAAAGGACAAGAgcaaaaagaggagaagaaaagacaaagaaaacctcGAGGTTCATCACtcaccaaaacaaaaagagcAGCCGGGCAAGAAGCAGAGGAAGCGGAAACTAGAG GACTCTGAGGAGGATGTGGACGTTGAGGAGCTTGAGTCAGGGGAGCTGTCCAGCTCAGACACCGAGGACGAGGTGGTTGAAGACGTGAGGAAGAGTGAGCGCCTCTTCCTGCAGGAGGCAGGTGTGACATCATCCCAGCGCTGGCCTAAACCTGCCCCAGCAGCACCCGAGCTGCCGGCCATCAAGTTTGACAACCGCAGTGAGTTTGAGCAGATGACCATCCTGTATGACATCTGGAACTCCGGTCTGGACGGCGAAGACTTGAGTTTGCTGAAGCAGACGTATGAGAAGCTGCTACAGGACAACCAGAGCTCTGACTGGCTCAACGATACCCACTGGGTCAATCACACTA TAACCAATTTGCCAAACCCTCGGCGTAAGAAGAAGAATGCTTGCGAACAGCTTCGGGAGCATGTGACCGGTTGTGCCAGGAGTGAGGGCTACTACGCCATCAGCCGCAAGGAGAAGGACGTCTatctggacctggacctgcCCGAGCAGGTCATACGGGAGGGGGAGAATGTCGACAGCTCG GGAGCGAACCGGGTCCTATCAGAGAGACGCTCAGAGCAACGTCGGCTCCTCACTGTCATCGGCACCACGGCGGTCATGGACTCTGACCTACTCAAACTCAACCAGCTTAAG TACCGCAAGAAGAGGCTTCGCTTTGGACGCAGCAGGATCCACGAGTGGGGCCTGTTCGCCATGGAGCCCATCGCTGCCGATGAGATGGTCATTGAGTATGTGGGGCAAAACATCAGACAG ATGGTGGCTGACAATCGAGAGAAGCGGTACGCACAGCAGGGCATCGGGAGCAGCTACCTGTTCAGAGTGGACCACGACACAATTATCGATGCCACCAAGTGTGGCAACCTGGCCCGATTCATCAACCACTGCTGCACT CCAAACTGCTACGCCAAGGTCATCACCATAGAGTCCCAGAAGAAGATTGTGATCTACTCGAAGCAGGCCATCGCCGTCAACGAAGAGATCACCTACGACTACAAATTCCctctggaggaaaacaagattCCTTGCTTGTGTGGAACAGAGAACTGCCGCGGGACACTGAACTAG